One genomic segment of Catalinimonas alkaloidigena includes these proteins:
- a CDS encoding ion channel yields MNDSFKDLGLGNSSFEYGQRLINKNGSFNVKKKGRPWLRPYDAYNALISMSWIRFLCLVSASYFVVNLIFAFIYVAVGIDQLSVSEGAFMGNLYEAFFFSSQTITTVGYGRVNPVSFWAGVVSSVESLLGLMGFALITGLIYGRFSRPHARILYSENAIIAPYRDINAFMFRIANKRSSELIEVQVKVVYTYFDHQQKKRVYENLKLERNKVDFLAMSWTIVHPLDEDSPLFKVTKETFEQQNGEFLVLIKGFDDSFSQEVYARSSYKNDEIVWGRKFKMAYGSHKKGMVALWMNLIHDSEEVPLN; encoded by the coding sequence ATGAATGACTCCTTTAAAGACCTGGGTTTAGGCAACAGTAGCTTTGAATACGGTCAGCGCCTGATCAATAAAAACGGGAGTTTTAATGTAAAGAAGAAAGGAAGGCCATGGCTTCGTCCTTATGATGCGTATAATGCACTCATCTCCATGTCCTGGATCAGGTTTCTGTGTCTGGTAAGTGCCTCTTATTTTGTGGTTAACCTTATCTTCGCATTTATCTATGTAGCCGTTGGTATTGACCAATTGTCAGTGAGTGAAGGCGCTTTTATGGGTAATCTGTATGAGGCTTTTTTCTTTAGCTCTCAGACCATAACCACAGTAGGCTATGGAAGAGTTAACCCTGTAAGTTTTTGGGCAGGAGTAGTCTCCTCAGTAGAATCTTTACTAGGTTTGATGGGCTTTGCACTTATTACCGGATTGATATACGGCCGCTTTTCCCGTCCGCATGCCAGAATTCTTTATAGCGAAAATGCGATTATCGCCCCTTATCGTGATATCAATGCTTTTATGTTTCGTATCGCTAACAAAAGAAGCAGTGAGCTGATAGAGGTACAGGTAAAAGTAGTGTATACCTATTTTGACCATCAGCAGAAGAAAAGAGTATATGAGAACCTTAAGCTTGAGCGTAACAAAGTAGATTTCCTGGCCATGAGCTGGACTATCGTGCACCCACTGGATGAAGATAGCCCCTTGTTTAAAGTTACCAAAGAGACGTTTGAGCAGCAAAATGGGGAGTTTCTGGTACTGATCAAGGGCTTTGATGACTCTTTTAGTCAGGAAGTGTATGCCCGTAGTTCTTATAAAAATGACGAAATAGTGTGGGGGCGTAAATTTAAAATGGCATATGGCAGCCACAAGAAGGGTATGGTGGCGCTGTGGATGAATTTAATACATGATTCAGAAGAAGTGCCTTTAAATTAA
- a CDS encoding alpha/beta hydrolase-fold protein, producing MNCTRTLKLLLSVLTPLYLLTSCGEDSLQFAITFPESLSEEALDGRMLLLISDNNEDEPRFQISDGPDTKLVYGIDVNALKAGDEAIISDTVFGYPLESLSRIPAGEYYVQALLHKYETFNLSNGHTVKLPMDQGEGQQWNRSPGNFYSTPQKVYIDPAAKETIHISLDNEIPPIEEPEDTEYIKHIKIQSELLSEFWGRPMYLGAHVLLPEGFDEHPNARYPLAVFHGHFPYTFGGFRTEAPDPNLEPDYSERFDMEGYNKIQQQEAYEFYKTWTGPDFPRMIIIEIQHQNPYYDDSYAVNSANLGPYGDAITYELIPYIEQQFRGIGEGWARFLYGGSTGGWEALAAQVMYPEEYNACFAACPDPIDFRAYTVVDIYQDSNAYYLPSKYKNTLRPGHRDYLGHVSATLEDMNHKELALGTKSRSGQQWDIWQAVYSPSGADGYPKPIWDKRSGTIDHSVAEYWKENYDLRHILERDWDKLGPELQGKIHIYCGDMDNYYLNNAVMLMEDFLENTEDPYYDGEVAYGDGAEHCWNGDPELPNAISRLRYNTMYVPKILKRIEESAPEGADLSSWRY from the coding sequence ATGAATTGTACTAGAACCCTGAAATTGCTTTTGTCGGTACTCACCCCACTTTATCTGCTCACATCATGCGGTGAAGATAGTTTACAGTTTGCCATCACCTTCCCTGAATCCTTGAGTGAGGAGGCACTGGATGGCAGAATGTTGCTACTCATCTCAGACAATAATGAAGATGAACCTCGTTTTCAGATCAGTGACGGGCCAGATACAAAATTGGTGTATGGAATAGATGTGAACGCCTTGAAGGCAGGTGATGAAGCAATCATTTCAGATACAGTCTTTGGCTATCCGTTAGAATCACTCAGCAGGATCCCTGCGGGAGAGTATTACGTACAAGCACTGCTGCATAAGTACGAAACATTTAATCTTTCCAATGGCCACACCGTTAAGCTGCCGATGGATCAGGGGGAGGGACAGCAATGGAACCGTTCTCCCGGCAACTTTTACAGCACTCCGCAAAAAGTTTATATTGACCCTGCAGCAAAAGAAACGATCCACATCAGTCTTGACAATGAAATTCCTCCCATAGAAGAGCCTGAAGACACTGAATATATCAAGCATATCAAAATACAGAGTGAATTGCTATCAGAGTTCTGGGGTCGGCCTATGTATCTGGGAGCCCATGTCCTCCTGCCGGAAGGGTTTGATGAGCATCCAAACGCTCGTTATCCCCTAGCAGTTTTTCATGGTCATTTCCCCTATACTTTCGGTGGCTTTCGGACTGAAGCACCTGACCCGAACCTGGAGCCGGATTACAGTGAGCGATTTGACATGGAAGGATATAATAAAATTCAGCAGCAGGAAGCTTATGAATTCTACAAAACCTGGACCGGACCGGATTTTCCCCGCATGATCATCATAGAGATACAGCATCAAAACCCTTACTATGATGACAGTTATGCGGTAAACTCTGCTAACCTTGGGCCTTATGGAGATGCCATTACCTATGAGCTTATTCCTTATATTGAGCAACAGTTTCGTGGCATAGGCGAAGGCTGGGCACGTTTTCTTTATGGAGGGTCAACCGGTGGCTGGGAAGCCCTGGCCGCCCAAGTGATGTATCCGGAGGAATATAATGCCTGCTTTGCCGCCTGTCCGGACCCCATTGATTTCCGGGCTTACACCGTTGTGGATATTTATCAGGATTCAAATGCCTATTACCTGCCCAGCAAATATAAAAATACCCTTCGTCCCGGGCACCGTGACTATCTGGGGCATGTGAGTGCTACGCTCGAGGACATGAACCACAAAGAACTGGCTCTGGGAACCAAGAGTCGCTCCGGCCAGCAGTGGGATATCTGGCAGGCTGTATATTCTCCTAGCGGCGCTGATGGTTACCCTAAACCCATCTGGGACAAGCGTAGTGGAACAATAGACCATAGCGTAGCGGAATACTGGAAAGAAAATTATGACCTGCGACATATACTGGAACGTGACTGGGACAAGCTTGGCCCTGAGCTTCAGGGAAAAATCCATATCTACTGTGGCGATATGGATAACTACTATCTCAACAATGCCGTGATGCTGATGGAAGATTTTCTGGAGAATACTGAAGACCCTTACTATGATGGTGAAGTGGCCTATGGTGATGGCGCAGAGCACTGCTGGAATGGTGATCCGGAATTACCCAATGCTATTTCAAGGCTTCGTTATAACACCATGTACGTTCCCAAAATTCTGAAACGTATTGAAGAGTCTGCACCTGAGGGGGCGGATCTTAGCAGTTGGCGCTATTAA
- the cmoA gene encoding carboxy-S-adenosyl-L-methionine synthase CmoA translates to MKDLKTDSKQQSKEKHSPSDEGVNKDEVFKEPSNRVEDFKFSKKVATVFDDMVSRSVPFYGEMQRMVAEIASDFATPGSVVYDLGCSTGTTMIGMNSMLDDSIKFVGIDESDDMLNKCDEKLKKANFTRPYELRNTNLHQGIKLDNASVVVLCLTLQFVRPLYRDKLIAEIYEQMNPNGALILVEKVLGEDSIFNRLFINYYYNYKRRNNYSEMEISQKREALENVLIPYKLMENREMLLNNKFRYFEVFFKWYNFCGLVAVK, encoded by the coding sequence ATGAAGGATTTGAAGACTGATTCAAAACAACAGTCTAAAGAAAAACATTCACCCTCTGATGAGGGGGTAAACAAAGATGAAGTATTCAAAGAGCCAAGCAACCGGGTAGAAGACTTCAAATTCAGCAAAAAGGTAGCTACTGTATTTGACGACATGGTCAGTCGCTCCGTGCCTTTCTATGGAGAAATGCAACGAATGGTCGCTGAGATCGCTTCTGACTTTGCTACTCCAGGCTCGGTAGTGTACGATCTGGGCTGCTCCACAGGTACTACCATGATAGGTATGAACAGTATGCTGGACGACAGTATCAAGTTTGTCGGCATAGATGAGTCGGATGACATGCTTAACAAATGCGACGAAAAGCTAAAAAAAGCAAATTTCACCCGTCCCTATGAATTAAGAAATACCAACTTACATCAGGGAATCAAACTTGATAATGCTTCGGTTGTGGTACTCTGTCTTACCTTACAGTTTGTGCGCCCGCTTTATCGTGATAAATTGATTGCTGAAATTTATGAGCAAATGAATCCCAATGGTGCCTTGATTCTTGTAGAGAAAGTTTTGGGAGAAGACTCCATTTTTAACCGCTTGTTTATCAACTATTACTACAACTACAAGCGCAGAAACAACTACAGCGAGATGGAAATCTCCCAGAAGCGTGAGGCGCTGGAGAACGTGCTGATCCCCTATAAGCTCATGGAAAACCGGGAAATGTTGCTCAATAATAAATTCCGGTACTTTGAGGTGTTTTTTAAATGGTATAACTTCTGTGGACTCGTAGCTGTAAAATAA
- a CDS encoding methyltransferase family protein → MFPVFYLALFLPSPPIFEHYVTAIISGGIIALIGQSIRWTTIGLVYIIRGGKNRQVYAEKLVTDGIFAHCRNPMYVGNVLMLIGTGILANSLYFLLIGGPFFIFVYQAIIMAEENFLHNKFGAEFEAYKASTGRWLPRLKGLGTTLNSMTFRWKRVILKEYNTSYIWLLGCTLLILKQVYEHETSVEFDRALPVLIGVIIFITLTYATIKYMKKTKRFTSA, encoded by the coding sequence ATGTTCCCGGTATTTTATCTGGCACTCTTTCTCCCTTCTCCCCCCATTTTTGAGCATTATGTAACGGCCATAATTTCAGGGGGAATCATAGCACTTATCGGCCAGAGCATACGCTGGACGACCATAGGCTTGGTGTACATTATCCGGGGCGGTAAAAACCGACAGGTATATGCTGAGAAGCTGGTCACTGACGGCATCTTTGCCCACTGCCGCAACCCCATGTATGTAGGAAATGTGCTGATGCTGATTGGTACCGGCATACTGGCAAACAGTTTGTACTTTCTGCTGATCGGTGGCCCTTTCTTTATCTTTGTGTATCAGGCGATCATCATGGCGGAAGAGAATTTTCTGCACAATAAGTTCGGTGCTGAGTTTGAAGCTTATAAAGCCAGCACCGGACGCTGGTTACCCAGGCTCAAAGGACTAGGCACCACCCTGAACAGTATGACTTTTCGGTGGAAGCGGGTAATCCTTAAGGAATACAATACTTCCTATATCTGGTTATTGGGCTGCACGTTACTGATCCTCAAGCAAGTGTACGAGCATGAGACTTCCGTAGAATTTGATAGGGCTTTGCCTGTTTTGATTGGCGTGATTATTTTCATTACGCTTACCTACGCTACGATCAAGTATATGAAAAAGACCAAGCGCTTTACCAGTGCTTAG
- a CDS encoding Ig-like domain-containing protein, with protein MMIKRNWLGYYALVLACLLASCKEEIQDTVAPNISIMSPTTDTKLWLDVSVKAEVTDDQKVASVEFYLDDELLGEDTEAPYELSFNSKQYEDGKYALKALAYDGRGNQTEARQEIEIFNALLKVEVEESYLKNGEEEWVVVGKTNGELIESFMLENGKVYRVDRPEDFLDEEINIMRVNRNEFDDSNESIHIWQHQYLKPQNWTLKGSMYNDDSIGSAKINYYLEQNESSNISTYNVSRRNWGSVYYENGITEHNAMLKIAEVPARAFTYIFNRTNNEPPRYNWITSIELDKEYNLTEEDFTPMQLWQNISLPLNEVVILNIRGKYNNSEVYDVYWRSFSGNVSSISAYVPNDLFEEYKYGITIKNGPVLYYKTSSDKPDNLYEIPQVGFEIDDNSIESFSALVDYEADFVSNLWRYRYRTDTELRNVYWYIDSDVKEGNIEVQQMNIPAEIYERYSLIRDSKNNLSHEQIQFFNYDGVSSLNGFIEKAYDAKYEFNEFEFILVDSEHPEAKTKENKHIQNPHDIIMRRFFNMK; from the coding sequence ATGATGATAAAAAGAAACTGGCTGGGCTATTATGCATTGGTACTTGCATGCTTGCTGGCATCCTGCAAAGAAGAAATACAGGATACTGTAGCACCTAATATTAGCATTATGTCGCCTACTACAGATACAAAGCTCTGGCTGGATGTGTCGGTAAAGGCTGAAGTAACTGATGATCAGAAGGTGGCGAGCGTAGAGTTTTATCTGGATGATGAACTATTAGGTGAAGATACAGAAGCTCCTTACGAATTAAGCTTTAACAGCAAGCAGTATGAAGATGGTAAATATGCACTCAAAGCCCTTGCCTATGATGGGAGAGGAAATCAAACTGAAGCCAGGCAGGAGATAGAGATTTTCAATGCTTTATTGAAGGTAGAGGTTGAAGAAAGCTATCTGAAAAATGGTGAAGAAGAATGGGTGGTTGTTGGAAAAACGAATGGAGAGCTAATAGAGTCTTTTATGTTGGAAAATGGTAAAGTTTATCGGGTAGACAGACCTGAAGATTTCTTAGATGAAGAAATCAACATTATGCGTGTGAATAGAAATGAATTTGATGATAGTAATGAATCAATACATATCTGGCAACATCAATATTTGAAACCTCAAAACTGGACTCTTAAAGGCTCTATGTACAATGATGATAGCATTGGTTCAGCAAAGATAAATTATTACTTAGAACAGAACGAAAGTTCAAATATTTCAACTTATAACGTTTCAAGGAGAAACTGGGGAAGCGTCTATTATGAAAATGGTATTACCGAACATAATGCTATGTTAAAAATTGCTGAAGTGCCAGCAAGAGCTTTTACATATATATTTAACAGAACTAATAACGAACCTCCAAGGTATAATTGGATTACTTCAATAGAGTTGGATAAAGAATATAACCTTACAGAAGAAGACTTCACACCTATGCAATTATGGCAAAACATATCACTTCCATTAAATGAAGTTGTTATCCTTAATATAAGAGGCAAGTATAATAATAGTGAGGTATATGATGTATACTGGCGTTCTTTTTCAGGAAATGTTTCTTCCATCTCAGCTTATGTACCAAATGACCTATTTGAAGAATATAAATATGGAATTACTATCAAAAATGGACCCGTTCTTTATTATAAAACTTCGAGTGACAAGCCTGATAATCTATATGAAATACCTCAGGTTGGGTTTGAAATCGACGATAATAGTATAGAGTCCTTTTCTGCGTTAGTGGACTACGAAGCTGATTTTGTTAGTAATCTATGGAGATATAGGTATCGCACTGATACTGAATTGAGAAATGTGTATTGGTATATTGATTCTGATGTTAAAGAAGGAAATATAGAGGTTCAGCAAATGAATATTCCTGCTGAAATCTATGAAAGATATTCTTTGATAAGAGATTCTAAAAATAATCTATCACATGAACAAATACAGTTCTTTAATTATGATGGAGTAAGTTCATTAAATGGCTTCATTGAAAAAGCTTATGATGCCAAATATGAATTTAATGAGTTTGAGTTTATATTAGTTGATTCAGAACATCCAGAAGCTAAAACTAAAGAAAACAAACATATACAGAACCCTCATGATATAATTATGAGAAGATTTTTTAATATGAAATAA
- a CDS encoding GIN domain-containing protein, translating to MNYKFFKLTCVGLLFLLMTFSSCTEDEERPVLQLDLPDFNKINVAQNIIVNIHAGEQKVELTGLGLLDSVEMTVVDEELSIYNPNPTLVNDVVADIWVPELIQIICRENSITYFPDNFSSRSNELTLFGRNSAKVKVEQNFTYDSVYFGLRDAATLEIANIQSREVYAFLRNSTRSNIQGFSERFNLVMNDDSQFNIDFPDATILFIEPIASEQVTITTRNDAYAWVYSTNILDANVNDGSIVYYKGKPAIIKQDLSEDGQLLEKDQ from the coding sequence ATGAATTATAAATTTTTTAAACTGACTTGTGTAGGTTTGTTATTTCTACTGATGACTTTCTCTTCCTGTACTGAGGATGAGGAGCGTCCGGTGCTTCAGTTAGACCTTCCTGATTTTAACAAAATAAATGTAGCACAGAATATCATTGTGAATATTCATGCTGGTGAGCAGAAAGTAGAACTCACTGGCTTAGGTCTATTGGATAGCGTTGAAATGACGGTAGTAGATGAGGAGTTAAGTATTTATAATCCCAATCCGACTTTAGTCAATGATGTGGTAGCTGATATTTGGGTACCGGAACTAATACAGATCATCTGCCGGGAAAACAGCATCACTTATTTTCCTGACAATTTTAGTAGTCGCAGTAATGAACTCACTTTGTTCGGTAGAAATTCTGCTAAGGTAAAAGTTGAACAAAATTTTACGTATGACTCCGTATACTTCGGCTTGCGTGATGCTGCTACCCTTGAAATCGCAAATATCCAAAGTAGGGAAGTTTACGCTTTTTTACGTAACAGTACCCGTAGTAATATTCAAGGTTTTAGCGAGCGCTTTAACTTGGTCATGAACGATGATTCCCAATTCAATATAGATTTTCCCGATGCTACAATTCTGTTCATTGAACCTATAGCGTCTGAACAAGTCACCATTACTACTAGAAATGATGCTTACGCCTGGGTTTATTCTACCAACATTCTGGATGCTAATGTAAATGATGGAAGTATCGTCTACTATAAAGGTAAGCCGGCAATCATTAAGCAAGATTTAAGTGAAGATGGCCAACTGTTAGAAAAGGACCAATAA
- a CDS encoding amidohydrolase family protein, giving the protein MKYLIFLLLPFFACTTQEEVTQENISNTSTVISNVNVVDVRDGSIDEGQFVVVDSGKISRILDQAAEWPESVALIDGSGKYLMPGLAEMHAHIPSPPQSQELIDQTLFLYLSNGVTTIRGMLGHPLHLELREQAKNNEILSPRIFTSSPSFNGNTVQTVAQAREKVVSAKEADYDFLKLHPGIQLEVFNEIVRTAHEVDIPFAGHVSVDVGIRRALESGYASIDHVDGFLEGLVPEDANVQPDENGFFGYNFTMLADTSTIGELVQMSGENEVWVVPTQALFDRWFSPEAADMLAEAPEMKYMPKSTLENWVERKTELVGGAEYSAEQWESFNAIRHEMIHQLHENGQGLLLGSDAPQVFNVPGFSIHHELNGMLQSGLTPLEAIQIGTINPAVFFEMEGEFGEVIEGASADLILTNANPLESLEAIKSPAGVMVRGRWLSRDDINIRLEEIAQKNQSL; this is encoded by the coding sequence ATGAAGTATCTTATCTTTTTACTCCTACCTTTTTTTGCCTGTACAACACAGGAAGAAGTTACTCAAGAGAATATCAGCAACACTTCAACAGTGATTAGTAATGTTAATGTGGTAGATGTGCGTGATGGCAGTATTGATGAAGGGCAGTTCGTCGTTGTTGACTCCGGTAAAATCAGCCGTATCCTAGATCAGGCAGCAGAATGGCCTGAAAGTGTAGCGCTGATTGATGGCAGCGGAAAATACCTGATGCCCGGGCTGGCGGAAATGCATGCCCATATTCCTTCTCCACCGCAAAGCCAAGAACTGATTGACCAAACACTGTTTTTATATCTCTCCAATGGGGTGACAACCATCAGGGGAATGTTAGGGCACCCGCTTCATCTGGAGTTAAGAGAACAGGCGAAAAATAACGAAATTCTCAGTCCGAGGATATTTACTTCCAGCCCTTCCTTCAATGGAAATACCGTACAGACCGTAGCGCAGGCGCGTGAGAAAGTAGTAAGCGCTAAAGAAGCCGACTACGATTTCTTGAAGCTTCATCCGGGAATACAACTTGAAGTTTTTAATGAAATCGTGCGTACAGCCCATGAAGTAGATATCCCTTTTGCCGGCCATGTATCGGTAGATGTAGGAATCAGAAGGGCACTGGAAAGCGGCTATGCATCCATAGACCATGTAGATGGTTTTCTAGAAGGATTGGTACCTGAAGATGCCAATGTACAGCCCGATGAAAATGGCTTTTTTGGCTATAACTTTACCATGCTGGCTGATACTTCTACGATAGGTGAACTGGTACAGATGAGTGGTGAAAATGAAGTGTGGGTAGTCCCTACCCAGGCACTGTTTGACCGCTGGTTTTCTCCTGAAGCGGCGGATATGCTGGCAGAGGCTCCTGAGATGAAATACATGCCTAAGTCTACGCTGGAAAACTGGGTGGAAAGAAAAACCGAACTGGTAGGAGGGGCTGAGTATAGCGCTGAACAGTGGGAGTCATTTAATGCTATTCGCCATGAGATGATTCATCAGTTGCACGAAAATGGACAGGGGCTGTTGCTGGGATCCGATGCCCCTCAGGTATTTAATGTACCGGGCTTTTCTATCCATCATGAACTCAATGGTATGCTTCAGTCAGGACTTACTCCGCTGGAAGCAATACAGATTGGTACCATTAACCCGGCAGTATTTTTTGAGATGGAAGGTGAGTTTGGCGAAGTGATAGAAGGAGCCAGTGCTGACCTGATCTTAACCAACGCAAATCCGCTGGAAAGCCTGGAGGCCATTAAAAGTCCCGCAGGGGTGATGGTACGGGGACGCTGGCTCAGCCGTGATGACATAAATATAAGATTGGAAGAGATCGCCCAAAAAAATCAGAGCCTTTGA
- a CDS encoding hemolysin family protein, which yields MTILIGFFLLSILFSFLCSVWEAVLLSVTPSYIKRKEQEAPATGKLLAALKEDIDKPLSAILTLNTIAHTVGAIGVGAQAGKLYGSSYFNVLGFQMTYESLIATLMTLAILFLSEIIPKTLGANNWKSLAPLTARALRVLMWILTPFVWLSNQLTKILKKDKGKSVFSRQDFAAMTEVANESGAFDEGDYKLIKNVLQFDELTAEDVMTPRTVMVMAEENQTLMHYYQNNQPMNFSRIPLYNESKDTVTGILLKDDLLSNLVDGKSDELLKNISREVSMIWNHTPLRKVFETLNEKREHLAVVVDEYGGLMGLVTLEDVIETLFGLEIMDETDSISDLQSYARQKWEQRAKKLGLIE from the coding sequence ATGACCATACTTATTGGATTTTTTCTGCTGTCAATACTCTTTTCATTTTTATGCTCTGTATGGGAAGCAGTCTTACTTAGTGTGACCCCTTCTTATATCAAAAGAAAAGAGCAAGAGGCTCCCGCCACTGGTAAATTACTGGCTGCACTGAAAGAAGATATTGACAAACCTCTGTCGGCTATACTTACACTCAATACCATAGCTCATACCGTAGGAGCCATCGGGGTAGGAGCGCAGGCAGGCAAGTTATACGGTTCCAGCTATTTTAATGTGTTGGGATTTCAGATGACATATGAGTCACTGATTGCCACCCTCATGACGCTGGCAATCTTATTTCTCTCCGAAATCATTCCCAAAACCTTAGGCGCCAATAACTGGAAGTCGCTGGCTCCTTTGACGGCACGTGCCTTGAGAGTACTGATGTGGATTTTGACTCCCTTCGTATGGCTGAGTAATCAACTTACCAAGATTCTGAAAAAAGATAAGGGCAAAAGTGTGTTCAGCCGACAGGATTTTGCCGCCATGACCGAAGTAGCCAACGAGAGTGGTGCTTTTGACGAAGGAGACTATAAGCTGATCAAGAATGTCTTGCAATTTGACGAGTTGACAGCTGAAGATGTGATGACACCCCGTACTGTCATGGTTATGGCTGAAGAAAATCAGACGCTGATGCACTATTATCAGAACAATCAGCCGATGAACTTTTCCCGTATTCCGTTGTACAATGAGAGTAAAGATACGGTTACAGGCATTTTGCTCAAAGATGACCTCTTATCCAATCTGGTGGATGGCAAGTCGGATGAGTTGTTAAAAAATATCAGCAGAGAGGTGAGCATGATCTGGAACCATACACCGCTCCGTAAAGTATTTGAAACGCTGAATGAAAAAAGGGAACACCTGGCCGTAGTGGTGGATGAATACGGAGGGCTGATGGGATTGGTTACCCTTGAGGATGTGATAGAAACGCTCTTCGGGCTTGAGATTATGGATGAGACCGATTCTATATCCGATTTGCAAAGCTATGCCCGCCAAAAGTGGGAGCAGCGAGCAAAAAAGCTGGGCCTGATTGAATAG
- a CDS encoding phytanoyl-CoA dioxygenase family protein: protein MSDYLQQLGVRQDTLSIEEKAFLDENGYLALGKLLSDQQLNDIRKVIQRLLDEEGERAGFELAESKYIRHPKEEGADRLADLVNKDPIFDIFYTHPRVLAGVAHVLGRELKLSSLNYRAALPGFGQQKLHVDWHEIVAPADYKVCNSIWLLDDFSAANGATRLVAGTHKNGKLPQDELEDQMATHPEEIIIEAPAGTVVIFNSHTWHGGTTNRTDKARRAIHSYFCRRDQPQQIDQSRYILPETKTRLSKAAIEVLAV from the coding sequence ATGAGTGACTACTTACAGCAACTGGGTGTACGACAAGACACCCTTTCTATTGAAGAAAAAGCATTTCTGGACGAAAACGGTTACCTCGCTTTAGGAAAACTCCTGTCTGATCAGCAATTAAATGATATACGGAAGGTAATTCAACGTTTGTTGGATGAAGAAGGAGAGCGAGCCGGATTTGAACTGGCTGAGTCTAAGTACATACGTCACCCTAAAGAAGAAGGTGCCGACCGCCTGGCCGACCTGGTCAACAAAGATCCTATATTTGATATTTTCTATACGCACCCCAGGGTCCTGGCAGGGGTTGCTCATGTCTTAGGTCGGGAGTTGAAGCTTTCATCGCTAAACTACCGGGCTGCGCTGCCGGGTTTTGGTCAGCAGAAACTGCATGTTGACTGGCACGAAATTGTAGCACCTGCTGATTATAAAGTCTGCAATTCCATCTGGCTTCTGGATGATTTTTCTGCAGCCAATGGTGCGACTCGTCTGGTAGCCGGAACCCATAAAAATGGTAAATTACCCCAGGATGAACTGGAAGATCAGATGGCTACACATCCCGAGGAAATTATCATTGAAGCTCCCGCCGGAACTGTAGTGATCTTCAATTCCCATACCTGGCATGGCGGTACTACCAACCGTACGGATAAAGCAAGAAGGGCAATACACAGTTACTTCTGCCGTCGTGATCAGCCCCAGCAAATAGATCAGAGCCGATATATTCTGCCCGAAACTAAAACCAGATTAAGTAAAGCAGCCATTGAAGTGCTGGCGGTATGA